Proteins from one Sarcophilus harrisii chromosome 2, mSarHar1.11, whole genome shotgun sequence genomic window:
- the CINP gene encoding cyclin-dependent kinase 2-interacting protein isoform X1, whose protein sequence is MDVKNSGIITPKRTVLSVSARKIKDNAADWHNLLLKWETLNNVGFSIANKIGNIKISALTEDKVELECNSIASGICSQKAHPKYNEELEMLCKELHDTLANLAKVQMKMEKLTSTTKGICNLENYHRGNGNQTPLFHTWPTTYFFISHVFQMKFPISFQKCTRKKYYSNASLLKSSPMLQTRISF, encoded by the exons ATGGATG TGAAAAACTCTGGCATTATTACTCCTAAAAGAACTGTCTTATCCGTCAGCGCAAGAAAAATTAAGGACAATGCTGCAGATTGGCACAATTTATTATTGAAATGGGAGACTCTCAACAATGTGGGGTTTTCTATTGCAAACAAAATAGGAAACATCAAAATCAGTGCACT TACTGAAGACAAGGTAGAACTAGAATGCAACAGCATTGCTTCTGGCATTTGTTCTCAAAAGGCACATCCAAAATATAATGAAGAACTTGAGATGTTGTGCAAGGAACTTCATGATACCTTGGCAAACTTG GCTAAGGTacagatgaaaatggaaaaattaacatCAACTACTAAAGGAATTTGTAACCTAGAAAATTACCATCGTGGAAATGGAAATCAAACACCCCTTTTCCATACTTGGCCCACAACCTATTTCT TCATTTCTCATGTATTTCAGATGAAGTTTCCCATAAGCTTTCAGAAATGTACAAGAAAGAAATACTACTCAAACGCATCATTGTTGAAGAGCTCGCCCATGCTACAAACCAGGATCTCATTTTAA
- the CINP gene encoding cyclin-dependent kinase 2-interacting protein isoform X2 — translation MDVKNSGIITPKRTVLSVSARKIKDNAADWHNLLLKWETLNNVGFSIANKIGNIKISALTEDKVELECNSIASGICSQKAHPKYNEELEMLCKELHDTLANLAKVQMKMEKLTSTTKGICNLENYHRGNGNQTPLFHTWPTTYFYEVSHKLSEMYKKEILLKRIIVEELAHATNQDLILSYLSMWLYQPYVENSRLDVESMLLETGHRAL, via the exons ATGGATG TGAAAAACTCTGGCATTATTACTCCTAAAAGAACTGTCTTATCCGTCAGCGCAAGAAAAATTAAGGACAATGCTGCAGATTGGCACAATTTATTATTGAAATGGGAGACTCTCAACAATGTGGGGTTTTCTATTGCAAACAAAATAGGAAACATCAAAATCAGTGCACT TACTGAAGACAAGGTAGAACTAGAATGCAACAGCATTGCTTCTGGCATTTGTTCTCAAAAGGCACATCCAAAATATAATGAAGAACTTGAGATGTTGTGCAAGGAACTTCATGATACCTTGGCAAACTTG GCTAAGGTacagatgaaaatggaaaaattaacatCAACTACTAAAGGAATTTGTAACCTAGAAAATTACCATCGTGGAAATGGAAATCAAACACCCCTTTTCCATACTTGGCCCACAACCTATTTCT ATGAAGTTTCCCATAAGCTTTCAGAAATGTACAAGAAAGAAATACTACTCAAACGCATCATTGTTGAAGAGCTCGCCCATGCTACAAACCAGGATCTCATTTTAAGCTACTTGTCTATGTGGCTGTATCAGCCCTATGTTGAAAACAGCAGACTTGATGTGGAAAGCATGCTACTTGAAACGGGACATCGAgcattataa